From the genome of Procambarus clarkii isolate CNS0578487 chromosome 66, FALCON_Pclarkii_2.0, whole genome shotgun sequence:
GTGAGGATACTAACCAACCAAGTAAGAGTCGTAAAGTTTCTTGTGGATTCTCTTCCCATGTTGGATTATATGGCAATGAACGCGTAGATGTGTTGTCGGCTGAGGCACGCAAACGAGATcatataattttccatgaaacttgaTGGTAACTGGCAAGTCAAGGAACATATAAATGGAGTAGAAATATTAATGAGATTATTAATTTTGTTGGAGTGAGAGTAAACACAGATATATGTCTCTCCTACCCGAACTTCTTTTCTATTACCACCACATTTTCTTGGCTTATCTCATGTCAGAAGAACAATACGTAAACTTGTTAAGGTTCATTTTGGATCTACACTAGCTGCTGGATATGACTTGTACAGGTATAATTggaatttacttttttttttaatttataacttatttatatttaaatatattttaaatgccatttatttattttatttatttatttatttatttatgcatatacaagaatgtacgtaaggaatgtgaggatacaaatatggtaattacagtcttgcaaagccactagtatgcacagcgtttcgggcaggtccttaatctaagaaaattttaaggaggtaaatacttgcaaaatttatagacaaaaaaatgataacagttacatgaaatgaaaaaaagaagatgagagaaaattgtaggtacagtatattaaagcacataggtagctaagattgtttgcaatgacagcttgaatggtagttgacaaaaattggtaggcacaatacagcagaaacaatataagattgattgcaatgacagcttgaatggcagttgacaaaaattggtagtcacaatacagcatatggctagcacacatatttatatttaaatgtaTTTTAATTAACAATCTACCTTTTGCTTCAGTGCTGCCTACGATGTTACTGTGCCAGCACAAGGAAAAGGTGTAATCAAGATAGATATTCAAGTAAAAGTACCAGAAGGTTGTTATGGAAGAATAGCTCCACGATCTggtcttgctttttttttttaaatcacattgatGTTGGAGGTTGTGTCATTGATGGTGACTTCCGCGGAAATGTTTCTGTGGTTCTCTTCAATCATTCTAAAGTAGATTTTAATGTGAAAAAGGGAGATCGAATTTCACAACTAATTTGTGAACGAATATTTATTCCTGATTTGTTAGAGGAAGTTTAGGACATTGAGCATACCAAATGCCCCTGTGCCGGATATCGGTTTTTTGGATCAACagaaattagtagtagtagtcaaaCAACTAGCTAAATATACAGTGTGAATTAGTGATTCTCAACGATTACAGTGATAAGAGTGAGTAACTTGTGTGTTGACGAAATGACTGGTTcagggaataccaaatcccagaagatattgatacatttgttgatgaccttaatcaccaaattgaaagttgtctCAGAATTCAGCGCCGTACGACTCGGCGAAGACCCCCTCGGAAGAAAGTGCCTCGAGGCAAAGATCCACAGAGTAAAGCTGAAGAATTAATTCACATGTGAAGTaaggcagcatcctcctcctccctctcaacGGAAATCGTTATGGAACAGCTCCTGCTACACAATGACAGAAGAATCAGAATAGCGAGAGCACAGTCTAGTGAGGACGAATATGGAGAAcctatcacagcccaggaagtaagggcggCTATTAAGAGAGGTAaaattacagcacctggtgaggatggcattacctacgacatacttaatgcactgtgtgaagtgtctgggaatccactactccaattgtttaacaaatcattcctaaatggagtgctgcccacacaatggaaacacgccaaaattgttcccataccaaaacccaatgaccctggcaattacagacttatcagtctcgtgtcatgtacTTGCAAGATGCAAGTACCCTGTAGAAGTAAGGATCATCCTAaaacgactgttgcacaaaataggaagGTTTGGGGAAGGAGTCAATGGATATgtcaaaggacggagcacagccaattgtataattaattacctggttaatgacacggctaggtactctgtatttgttgacataaaaGGAGCCTTGCACAAAGCCCAGggaattgcgatcctggacgagcttgcatgcatgggtgtcaaggggagactcatgaaatggattgaagactacctcacagggaggaaagctaaggtctacttcaatggagcaatctcaagaacaatgaatatggaactcgggaccccccaaggaggagtcttaagccctacactattcaatgtacttatgaatgcaattgccaatattgattttcctgaaggaacacaactagtgggatatgcagataatgtcctaatacaagctcccacctttgataaaataaaacaggccattgaactccttggaaggaaatgtattgagctcggtttcactctctccacaaacaagacaaaagcatactcccatcacaagcggagagaaaatgaagaactgcaaattaatggtgtaacacttgaatgggttgaccactatcggtaccttggcgtcactgtcggctcaaacaagggaaagaaagaggagctcaatcaactcataggaacatgcaaaagtcgactcagggaactgaaactgaaagctatgacctggaatgatggctatggagcctctattgctgtacttaaaatgatgtacacagactATGTATGCTCCGTCATTGACAATGCAGCACCTGTTTTATGTACTTATTCACAAAGCGATATGAATAGGCTAGAAAGCATACAGGATGAAGCCAtttcaatcattcttggagttccaaagaAAAAAACTGTTGAAATGTCCAATCTACAAAAAGAGTTATCCCTTCCCAATATTAAAGAAAGAATTGTGGAACTGAATGCTAATCTTGCAATTAAGattgccagagatccccattataatgacatggctaaaaaaaaattgagctctgtgctactttcagggggaaacaagagaagcaaaaaatggcatcacagagcagtctgctaccttgaagatcttcacctgcttcaacaagctcgtgagctcatgcctgtagaatgattacctccctgggtggatcccctgaatgacttgtgcaggattatcatcaatgatatgGTAAAGAAAAAAAACAACATGGTACCCCAAGAATTGAGCCACAAGTATCTTAAGGAAATTTATAATGAAactggagatgaactagatcaaatcttcactgatgggtcatctaatcctattaatggccgggcggttgcagcatacacggtaattaagaaGGATGATGTATTTTTTCCACCAAAAACTGAGGAAAAAGCGCGCATTGAGAACTatacctcttcaacacaagcagagttaactgccattgctatggcgttaagatatattattgaacagaatactactggtgcagtgatttgcaccgattcgagagcagcactgcaaagcctaaataaAGATCGGGGCgagaatcttgcaatagtcgctgaaattaagaaagttgtgaaggtactaaccaaccagggaagagttgtcaagttcctgtggattccctcccatgttggaatctatgGAAATAAACACGCAGATGTGTTGGCAGCTGAAGGTGCtgagggagaccatattgaatacttcatacccaagactcttctagaaATTAGAAGTATTATTAGGGAGCATCATCGTCATCTCAATCATtatgaacaaaaaaaaagagaatgtgGTAATTGCGGGAGAGAATCAATAATAGAGAAAaaacgtcttggatacaaatgtccacacGTACAGCAGCTTTTTGTTAACAACATATAATAAGGATGATTTATAATGTATCTTATCTACCATTTGACAGAGGCTGTTTACCTTGCAGACCGGCTGGAAATATATGAATTGAATTTCAAATTTATTGTTCCTTctattacatttttatatatgacAATTATATAACTATAATAAATACTTCTATAATTATTGACACAATATTATTATCCCTTTCACCAGATGGAATTATGTTCATTAAGAGTTAATGATTACAGGTTACAAAATTATACATTCACTCTTCCAATTAGAGTGAGTAATAATGGTTTTAATGGTTTATAatcatttcaaaataaaataaatgatccatattctttttTGACCCACAGTTTTGTTATAAGACAGAGCAGCTGCACACTTGCTTTACAGTTGCTCAGTTGGTCTCTATCCACGTGACCAGGttagcgttctctctctctcttcacacaactaggtcaatgtttttaataatattcctttacataacggatttttatttagttaaaatttagCCAAGGAAACCTGGTCCCAAATTCAAGAAGTAACATTTTCGTTCCCCAGGAAAGTGCGCTGAGAGCATGGATGGAGATCATGAGACGTTCCTCTTCACCAGTGAGAGTGTAGGCGAAGGCCACCCCGACAAAATTTGCGATCAGATCAGCGACGCAGTGCTTGATGCCCATCTTAGCCAGGACCCTGACGCCAAAGTTGCTTGTGAAACCTGTACCAAAACTGGTATGATCCTGATCTGTGGGGAGATTACGTCCAAGGCCCAAGTTGATTATCAACAAATTGTGCGAGATATTGTTAAGAAAATTGGTTTTGATGATTCACGAAAGGGCTTTGACTACAAGACCTGCAATATTCTTCTGGCCCTGGAGCAAAAGTGTGCGGATATTGCTAATGGTGTACACATTGGGCGCAGTGATCACATCATTGGTTCAGGGGACCAGGGACTGATGTTTGGTTATGCCACTGATGAGACTGATGAGTGCATGCCCTTAACTATTATGCTGGCACACCGTCTCAATCAGAAGATTGCAGAGCTGCGAAGAGATGGGACGTTCTGGTGGGCGCGACCTGACTGTAAGACTCAGGTCACATGCATGTATGCCTTCGATCAAGGAGCTGTCATTCCCCAAAGAGTGAACACTGTTGTCGCTTCTGTACAGCACTCGGAACAAATTACTGTTGAAGCTTTGCGTGACGAGGTTATGGAGAAGgttatcaaggtcattattcctgaaaaatatatagatGCTCAAACGAAATACCACATCAACCCTTGCGGAGAATTCATCATGGGTGGACCTCAAGGTAACGCTGGGCTAACTGGCAGGAAAATCATCGTCGACACTTACGGTGGGTGGGGCGCTCATGGCGGGGGAGCGTTCTCTGGCAAAGATTACACAAAGATTGACCGCTCAGCGGCCTATGCCGCCCGATGGGTTGCCAAGTCACTGGTGAAAAACAAATTATGCTGACGCTGTTTGGTTCAGGTATCCTACGTCATtggtgttgtgcaccccataagcaTCAGCATCTTCCACTATGGCACCTCACAGTACACATCAAAACAGCTTCTGAAGATTGTTAACCACAACTTTGATCTACGACTAGGACATATTGTCAAGGAGCTGGGCTTAAAGAGACCAATCTACAGTGACACTTCATGTTATGGACATTTTGGACGGCAATAGTTCTCTTGGGAGCAGCCCAAGAAGTTGACCTACCCTGAATTTTAGAGTCAAATAATTCTTAAGGGTGACTATGGCCAGTCTGCTGATATAGACAAGTAGTGTTCGGTGGGAACCTTTATTTTTATATTCAATTGATAATTTTatatacttttttgacgtttatatacttttttgacgttttatatACCAGAGTATATAAAATCCCCGGGCCTTTTATATCTCCgagtaaataaatttaaaatgaCCCTATAAATAGATAGAATTTGGTTTTATCTTATAAGGTGACATCAGCGTCTGGGTCAAGATAAAGAGTCCAGGAACGTTTTCTTCCTTTAAACTGAATCCAGTTTTTATCTTTTCGGTGGGGGGTTCtctgtggttctcctcctcctcctcctccttctactgtttgtgattctcctcctcctccaactgtttgtggttttcctcctccttctactgtttgtgattctcctccaactgtttgtggttctccttctcctcctcctccttcttctactgtttgtgattctcctccttctcctccaactgtttgtggttctcctcctcctcctccttcttctactgtttgtgattctcctccttctcctcctactgtttgtgattctcctccttcacctccaactgtttgtggttctcctcctcctcctcctcctccttctactgtttgtgattctcctccttctcctccttctactgtttgtaattctcctccaactgtttgtggttctcctcatcctccttctactgtttgtgaaatttttacctttcctactccttctcctgcatcttgtaattctcctcctccatgtgattcttttgtttgttcttctttctcgacttccacataaatgttaaatttaatgctagcaaatgtgtctgaagaattaatattcttagccaacattttacattccacctcattattaccGTCTTCGAGTTCAAGTTTCATAACCACGAATGGGGGTAGTGAATTTTCTTTCATTGGGAAATTATCCGTATAAAATCCACAATTAAATATATCTTCACATGCAGCATGGGTACATGATTTCAACAATTTGTTCATGTAAAATCGTTTTCTTTCCTTTTAAAATTTTATACATGATGCATCtaaattgttctttaatttgacGTCTTCAATTTCATTTAGATCTGTATAAATATCAGGTATGAAATTATGgaaattccatggaaatattaatataattggattttttgtataatatccccTATCAATATTAGAATTTTTATATAGTTTATGTACGTAATATGCAGGATAACCATTGGTAAAGTATTGGTGGATTTTATCATAATAACTAAGAAATTTATTAAAGGGTTGAATTAGTGTCTTGTCAGTTTCGGCAGTAtttttaggattatacgaaattggtggtttgggAACAATAAAGAGACCTTTATAGCTTTTTATGTCTTCGATAAATGGCGAAAATAATGATTCTACACGTTTGGATTTCATTTTGGATTTTCGAAGTTCAGACGAATCTGTTTGACAAATGAATTCTTTTGTTTCTTGGGCATATTCTTTTGTTTCCTGTGGTAGTTTAGAGAAATCTGCTTGACAGATGGAGGATTGTAATAATTCTCGAAGTAATTCATGAGGTTGTTCGACGGATTCCATTTGACTGATGACGTGAGGAACGCCAGAGGACTCATTTTCACTtgtttgaggcagttcagaggccttggttgttaatgtttcttcagaggtctcagtttgtattgtttcttgaggcagaTCGGGGGCCTCAGTTTGTGATGATTCTTGAGGTTCTTGAGGCAGTTCGGAGGCctcagttgttaatgtttcttggGGCGGTTCAGAGgtttcagtttgtaatgtttcttggggcggttcagaggcctcagttttgggtg
Proteins encoded in this window:
- the LOC138355193 gene encoding 110 kDa antigen-like, which encodes MTDIIETTGNFENDKTLSEPNPTGKAMNPNEIWEAESVKTEPNLTNPNEIWEIESSSSLIMSEESGISTNTSKENEKELNIENEQIAFCVIVVINSRKKSKNTKKLYNKENNYNSISHDTTPEYIELSQQSSLGPTEASKVPQESLTSVSRTPHELPQEKPTTGASELPQETPKTEASEPPQETLQTETSEPPQETLTTEASELPQEPQESSQTEAPDLPQETIQTETSEETLTTKASELPQTSENESSGVPHVISQMESVEQPHELLRELLQSSICQADFSKLPQETKEYAQETKEFICQTDSSELRKSKMKSKRVESLFSPFIEDIKSYKDLNEIEDVKLKNNLDASCIKF